DNA from Parageobacillus thermoglucosidasius:
TTTTGGGACATCCTCTTTTTTGTTGCGCAGCAGCATGCAAGCGGGGGAATATTGCAAATCTATGTCAACTTGCTTGAATACTCTTGACGCTTCTTGGACTGTTTTCGCAATTCCATCGGTGCATGTACATTGCCTTTTTTATTAGATATTTGCCGAATAGACAAATGGAGTTAGTTGTTTAAAAATGTCGGATTAGAACGACAATTATTAAAAAATGACAATAATATCACGGACAAAATGATATTTACTTTTCATTGAATGCATGATGTAAGCGTTTTAATATAAAGGTGAATCTTAAGAAAAGGAGGAAGTGCAATATGACTTCTACAGCAGAAAACCAGTCTGGCTTTCGCGTGAAGATTCAGCGTTTTGGTGGCTATTTAAGCGGAATGATTATGCCGAATATAGGGGCATTTATTGCTTGGGGAATTATTACGGCGCTATTTATCCCGAAAGGCTGGCTGCCAAATGAAGCGTTTGCGAAACTTGTCAGTCCGATGATTACGTATTTATTGCCACTGTTAATTGGTTATACGGGCGGCAAAATGGTTTACGATGTTCGCGGCGGCGTTGTCGGTGCCACAGCGACAATGGGGGTCATTGTCGGTTCGGATATTCCGATGTTTCTTGGAGCAATGATTGTAGGACCACTCGGTGGTTACCTCATCAAGAAGTTTGACAAGCTGATGGAAGGAAAAGTAAAACAAGGCTTTGAAATGCTAGTCAATAACTTTTCCGCTGGGATCATCGGCGGACTGTTGACATTAGTTGCCTTCAAAGGAATTGGACCAGTTGTTTCGGCAATTAGCAAAACGTTAGCAGCAGGTGTTGGAAAAATTATTGATTGGCACTTATTGCCATTGGCAAATATTTTTATTGAGCCGGCAAAAGTGTTATTCCTCAATAACGCAATTAACCATGGAATTTTAAGCCCGCTTGGCATTGAACAAGCGGCGAAAACAGGAAAATCGATTTTATTCCTGCTTGAAACAAATCCTGGTCCGGGCCTTGGCATCTTGTTAGCATATTGGCTGTTTGGCAAAGGAACGGCAAAACAATCCGCACCGGGAGCGGCAATCATTCATTTTTTAGGCGGGATTCACGAAATTTACTTCCCATATATTTTAATGAAACCGATTTTAATTTTAGCTGCAATGGCTGGCGGAGTGAGTGGTGTACTCACATTTACCATTTTCCATGCCGGGCTTGTCGCGGTTCCTTCTCCGGGAAGTATTTTTGCCTTATTGGCAATGACGCCAAAAGGAAACTATCTTGGAGTATTGTCAGGGGTATTTGTCGCTGCAGCAGTGTCATTCTTTGTTGCATCGATTTTCTTAAAGTCGGCGAAGAATAATGAAGAAGATATAACAAAAGCAGCTGAAAAGATGCAACAATTAAAAGGCAAAAAGAGCGATGTTGTTACTGTGTTGAAAAAAGAAGAAGAAGCAATCCCAGCGAAGGTCAAAAAGATTGTATTTGCTTGTGATGCAGGAATGGGTTCGAGTGCGATGGGAGCATCTATTTTGCGGAATAAAGTGCAAAAGGCTGGATTAGACATTGAAGTAACAAATACAGCAATTAACCAGCTTCCGCCAGATGCAGATATCGTCGTCACCCATCAAAATTTAACGGATCGCGCCAAAGAAAAGTTGCCAAATGCTTTCCATATATCAGTGGAAAATTTCTTGAACAGCCCGAAATATGACGAGCTCATTGAAATGTTAAAGAATAAAAGGTAAGCGTTTGCTTACCTTTTTTAACATGTATTTTTATTAAAAGATGGCAACAATAAAGGTGACGAAAAAGCAATATCTATTTGTTGTAACAAAAAGGATAAGGGCCTAAAATGTTTATTGAACAAGCTATTTATTATTTAAATCATGTCACCAATGGTTGCGCAAGACGGGGGAGTGAAGGGGCGATGTATATATCCGCGCGAGAGCGAAAAATACTAGATATTCTGTTGTCTAATGACGAAGGAACGACGGTGGGAGAACTTGCCCAGCAACTTGACGTCAGCAACCGTACCATTCACCGGGATTTGAAAGGGCTTGAGCAGATTTTAAATGATTATCATCTGCGGCTTGTCAAAAAAGCGGGGGTCGGCATTCGCGTTATTGGGGAAGCAGAAAAGAAAAAAGAGCTGGCGCTCCATCTATTTCATTTATCCCATAAGGAATATACACCAGAGGAACGCCAAGTGATCATTCTCATTGCTTTGCTGGAAGCAACGGAACCCGTCAAGCTTTTATCACTGGCAAACGACCTCAATGTTACTGTCGCAACCATTAGTCATGATTTAGATAAAATCGATCAAATGATCGAAAAATATGAACTTTCCTTAATCCGAAGAAGAGGATATGGGGTAGAAATTACCGGCTCTGAATCTGCAAAGCGGAGAATGATGAGTGAACTATTATTTCGTCATGTGGATGAGCATGAGTTTCTTTCGTTAATGAAAGAATCCATCCAGAAAAAATCGAGCGATACATTGAATACGGTTACAGAAAAACTTCTCGGGCTAGTTGATAAGAAAAAATTAGCCATCATTGAACAACAAATTGAACAGATCAAGGAAGAGCTTCCTTTTACGTTTGCCGACAGTTCGTATATTGCGCTGGTGGTCCACCTTGCTTTAGCAATAGAGCGGATTAGCCAAGGGGAATCGATTAATTTTGAACAGCGGTATTTAGAAACCATTCAGCCAACAAAAGAGTACAAAACCGCAGAAAAAATTGCGCGGTCGTTAGAACGGGCTTTCCGCATCACGATTCCAAAAGAGGAAATCGGTTATATTACGATGCATTTAATGGGTGCGAAACTTCGCGACCGCCAAGGTTATATGCTGGAGGAAGCAAGTTTTGAAGTAGGTATTAAAGCGCAAGAGCTAATTCGGTTTGTCAGCGCTGAACTGCATGTAGATATCACAAACGATTATACGTTATATGAAGATTTAGTTATCCATTTAAAACCAGCGCTTTATCGCATCCAGCATAACATGGGGATCGCCAATCC
Protein-coding regions in this window:
- a CDS encoding BglG family transcription antiterminator gives rise to the protein MYISARERKILDILLSNDEGTTVGELAQQLDVSNRTIHRDLKGLEQILNDYHLRLVKKAGVGIRVIGEAEKKKELALHLFHLSHKEYTPEERQVIILIALLEATEPVKLLSLANDLNVTVATISHDLDKIDQMIEKYELSLIRRRGYGVEITGSESAKRRMMSELLFRHVDEHEFLSLMKESIQKKSSDTLNTVTEKLLGLVDKKKLAIIEQQIEQIKEELPFTFADSSYIALVVHLALAIERISQGESINFEQRYLETIQPTKEYKTAEKIARSLERAFRITIPKEEIGYITMHLMGAKLRDRQGYMLEEASFEVGIKAQELIRFVSAELHVDITNDYTLYEDLVIHLKPALYRIQHNMGIANPLLGKIMQDYPELFAVLEKGAKQVFPDVSVPQEEIGYLVLHFAAALLRKKKGLRALVICSSGIGTAKILATRLKKEIPDIAHMEQISVFELRNKDATRYDLIVSTVPIDGLAQPYFVVSPMLQEEEVMSIKQFLKNRNAVSSKEDVDGTSEKSYDVIKKMASIQKASETIFRILDGFMLQQVNSRSMKEVLAEACHQLWQKGVICDSEKVLAELLRREKLGGLGIPETPFVLYHTRSPAVLFPSFTIYRLAECQTVKGMHDQPVEANTVLLLLAPDSASQEMLSVLSHISSLVIKDEDSVALFSKGDREQVHSFLSYHLEKFFHNYL
- a CDS encoding PTS mannitol transporter subunit IICB, which encodes MTSTAENQSGFRVKIQRFGGYLSGMIMPNIGAFIAWGIITALFIPKGWLPNEAFAKLVSPMITYLLPLLIGYTGGKMVYDVRGGVVGATATMGVIVGSDIPMFLGAMIVGPLGGYLIKKFDKLMEGKVKQGFEMLVNNFSAGIIGGLLTLVAFKGIGPVVSAISKTLAAGVGKIIDWHLLPLANIFIEPAKVLFLNNAINHGILSPLGIEQAAKTGKSILFLLETNPGPGLGILLAYWLFGKGTAKQSAPGAAIIHFLGGIHEIYFPYILMKPILILAAMAGGVSGVLTFTIFHAGLVAVPSPGSIFALLAMTPKGNYLGVLSGVFVAAAVSFFVASIFLKSAKNNEEDITKAAEKMQQLKGKKSDVVTVLKKEEEAIPAKVKKIVFACDAGMGSSAMGASILRNKVQKAGLDIEVTNTAINQLPPDADIVVTHQNLTDRAKEKLPNAFHISVENFLNSPKYDELIEMLKNKR